The Puntigrus tetrazona isolate hp1 chromosome 19, ASM1883169v1, whole genome shotgun sequence genome has a segment encoding these proteins:
- the tshz1 gene encoding teashirt homolog 1 — MPRRKQQAPRRSSAYVPEDELKAAKIDEEHLQDDGLSLDGQDAEFLCNEEDDGREQLSYQNSPLSNGTNPDAGYGSPLSDTSDHLADFKSTSSKEGQDKEEVEDMDTDAGLSLQDSLAQMKAVYANLISDASWSSITKDIMKSKQVSASSTNSTPSSHKGNNSIANSHASSITSSGASGSSNASASVKANVTPSSNSTKATTLNNANNGPINGANSGGVAYDWHQAALAKTLQHTPYHLMPEPSLFSTVQLYRQNNKLYGPVFTGASKFRCKDCSAAYDTLVGLTVHMNETGHYRDDNKDKEEDKGKKWSKPRKRSLMEMEGKEDAQKVLKCMYCGHSFESLQDLSVHMIKTKHYQKVPLKEPMPALASKLVPSTKKRAFQDLMSPCSPESISSTPGIPLAETAPTKDQKISNPYVTANNRYGYQNGASYTWQFEARKAQILKCMECGSSHDTLQQLTAHMMVTGHFLKVTNSASKKGKQLVFDPVVEEKIQSIPLPPTTTRLPAPTIKSQPDSPVHPSTMDERKESDEEKVEEPEEKKIKQEKEDPAEKVEKADKPSHYKYLREEDLEESPKGGLDILKSLENTVSSAISKAQTGTPTWGGYPSIHAAYQLQGSMKSSIPAVQSVQIQPTFNASSLKSLTSDSSTLIHSPSSPSPPPNHKSNVLAMEELVEKVTGKIPSKKDRDEKSSERGTKHLAVELPSPVLKDRKDLQRPDDLCKPTKNGTVDKDLEHIMVRDGEYKESHADNPVKNGTDVLKVSNGCGNLGIITDHSPEQPLVNPLSALQSIMNTHLGKASKTVSPLLDPLAMLYKISNNMMEKPMYNPAQVKQVEPINRYYDNDDDQPMDLTKSKSGNGPTNCSSTVISNNNNSNITNSTRPILSTLAESVSSPLRENALMDISDMVKNLTGRLTPKSSTPSSISEKSDADGCAFEDGLEDLSPVQKRKGRQSNWNPQHLLILQAQFASSLRETPDGKYIITDLGPQERVHICKFTGLSMTTISHWLANVKYQLRRTGGTKFLKNIDSGQPLFLCSDCASQFRTPSTYINHLESHLGFSLKDLSKLSIDLIRDQQAVTKMITDKTFSALGLTEEDSNSIFQCKLCNRTFVSKHAVKLHLSKTHGKSPEDHLIFVTELEKLEKA, encoded by the coding sequence ccTATGTGCCGGAGGACGAGCTTAAGGCAGCTAAGATCGATGAGGAGCACCTGCAGGACGACGGACTCTCCTTAGACGGTCAGGACGCAGAGTTCCTGTGCAATGAAGAAGACGATGGCCGTGAACAGCTGAGCTACCAGAACTCTCCACTCAGCAATGGCACCAACCCAGATGCAGGCTACGGCTCGCCCCTCAGCGACACCAGCGATCACCTGGCTGACTTCAAAAGCACCTCCTCCAAGGAAGGCCAGGATAAAGAGGAGGTTGAAGACATGGATACAGATGCTGGACTGTCCTTGCAGGACAGCCTGGCACAGATGAAAGCAGTCTATGCAAACCTGATTTCAGATGCTTCCTGGTCGAGTATCACAAAGGACATTATGAAAAGCAAGCAGGTTAGTGCTAGTAGCACTAACAGTACTCCAAGCAGCCACAAGGGGAACAACAGCATTGCAAACAGCCATGCAAGCAGCATTACAAGCAGCGGAGCTAGTGGTAGCAGCAACGCTAGTGCTAGCGTGAAGGCAAATGTGACACCAAGCAGCAATTCTACAAAAGCCACCACGTTAAACAATGCCAACAATGGACCCATCAATGGTGCTAACAGTGGGGGTGTTGCATATGATTGGCACCAAGCAGCTCTTGCTAAAACCTTACAGCATACGCCCTACCACCTCATGCCTGAACCAAGTCTCTTCAGCACAGTGCAGCTGTACCGGCAAAACAATAAGCTGTATGGGCCTGTGTTTACGGGTGCCAGCAAGTTCAGATGCAAGGACTGTAGTGCAGCCTATGATACGCTTGTAGGTCTCACAGTGCACATGAACGAAACAGGCCATTACCGTGATGACAACAAGGACAAGGAGGAAGACAAGGGTAAGAAATGGTCCAAGCCACGGAAACGTTCCTTAATGGAGATGGAGGGCAAAGAAGACGCTCAGAAAGTCCTGAAATGCATGTATTGTGGCCATTCGTTCGAATCCCTACAGGACTTGAGTGTCCACATGATCAAAACTAAACACTACCAGAAAGTGCCTCTAAAAGAACCAATGCCAGCTCTTGCCTCAAAGCTGGTGCCCTCCACCAAAAAGCGAGCGTTCCAGGACCTGATGTCTCCCTGCTCACCTGAGTCAATCTCAAGCACCCCTGGCATTCCACTGGCAGAAACTGCACCCACCAAAGATCAGAAAATTTCCAACCCATATGTCACAGCTAATAACCGTTACGGCTACCAAAACGGTGCAAGTTATACCTGGCAGTTTGAGGCCCGAAAAGCTCAAATTCTTAAGTGTATGGAGTGTGGGAGTTCCCATGACACTTTGCAGCAGTTGACAGCCCATATGATGGTGACTGGACACTTTCTCAAAGTCACAAACTCCGCCTCCAAAAAGGGTAAGCAGCTAGTGTTTGATCCTGTGGTGGAAGAGAAAATCCAATCCATCCCCCTTCCGCCCACAACAACACGTCTGCCGGCTCCCACTATCAAGTCTCAGCCCGATTCACCTGTACACCCATCCACCATGGATGAAAGGAAGGAGTCAGATGAAGAGAAAGTGGAGGAACCCGAGGAGAAGAAAATTAAGCAAGAGAAAGAGGATCCTGCTGAGAAGGTGGAAAAGGCGGATAAACCCAGCCATTACAAATATCTAAGAGAAGAGGATCTTGAAGAGTCTCCTAAAGGTGGACTAGATATTCTCAAGTCATTAGAAAATACGGTCTCCAGTGCAATCAGTAAGGCTCAGACTGGTACGCCGACCTGGGGTGGATATCCCAGCATTCATGCCGCCTACCAGCTCCAAGGGTCTATGAAATCATCTATACCTGCTGTCCAGAGTGTCCAGATTCAACCAACTTTCAACGCCAGCAGCTTGAAGTCTTTGACCTCTGACTCCAGCACTCTGATCCATTCTCCAAGCAGCCCATCACCACCTCCAAACCATAAAAGCAATGTCCTAGCCATGGAAGAGTTGGTGGAGAAAGTAACAGGAAAAATCCCTTCAAAGAAAGACAGGGATGAAAAATCATCTGAACGTGGCACCAAACATCTTGCTGTTGAATTACCGTCCCCTGTTCTCAAAGACCGAAAGGACCTGCAAAGACCAGATGATCTTTGCAAACCAACAAAAAACGGCACGGTAGACAAAGACCTAGAGCATATTATGGTTCGTGATGGAGAATACAAAGAAAGCCATGCAGATAATCCTGTCAAGAATGGAACGGATGTCCTCAAAGTCAGCAATGGTTGCGGTAATTTAGGAATCATCACTGACCACTCACCAGAACAGCCTTTAGTCAACCCTCTCAGTGCATTGCAGTCTATCATGAACACTCATTTGGGTAAGGCCTCCAAAACAGTCAGTCCACTCCTAGACCCATTAGCAATGCTGTACAAGATCAGCAACAACATGATGGAAAAGCCTATGTACAATCCAGCTCAGGTCAAGCAAGTCGAGCCCATCAACAGATATTATGACAATGACGATGATCAGCCCATGGACTTGACCAAGTCCAAAAGTGGCAACGGGCCCACCAATTGTTCATCCACTGTtatcagcaacaacaacaacagcaacatcaCAAACAGCACCCGACCCATCTTGTCCACACTGGCTGAATCGGTCTCATCTCCTCTTCGGGAGAATGCCCTAATGGACATCTCCGACATGGTGAAGAACCTCACCGGTCGCCTGACGCCAAAGTCGTCAACCCCTTCCTCTATATCTGAAAAGTCTGATGCAGATGGCTGTGCTTTTGAGGATGGCCTAGAGGATCTTTCGCCCGTTCAGAAGAGAAAAGGCAGGCAATCGAACTGGAATCCTCAGCATCTGCTGATCCTTCAGGCTCAGTTTGCATCTAGCCTTCGGGAAACCCCTGATGGGAAGTACATCATTACAGACCTAGGTCCTCAGGAGCGTGTACATATTTGTAAGTTTACAGGTCTCTCCATGACCACCATCTCCCACTGGTTGGCGAACGTCAAGTACCAACTCAGGCGGACAGGTGGGACCAAGTTTCTGAAGAACATAGACTCGGGCCAACCACTGTTTCTGTGTAGTGATTGTGCCTCCCAGTTCAGAACTCCCTCCACATACATTAACCACTTAGAGTCCCACTTGGGCTTTAGCTTGAAGGACCTCTCAAAGTTATCAATAGACCTCATTAGAGACCAGCAAGCAGTCACTAAAATGATCACAGATAAGACATTCAGTGCCCTTGGCTTGACTGAGGAGGACTCTAATTCCATATTTCAGTGCAAACTGTGCAATAGGACTTTTGTCAGCAAGCACGCAGTGAAACTGCACCTCAGCAAAACGCACGGAAAGTCACCGGAGGACCACCTGATCTTTGTTACTGAGCTGGAAAAGTTAGAGAAAGCCTAA